The genomic window CCGACGGTCGACATCGCTTGTCGCTACAAGCCCACCTGGGCATTGCTGGTCCCCGAAGGCCGGCAGGAAGTCACCACCGAGGGCGGTTTGAATCTGACCGCTGACCGAGGCCGCGTGGCGCGCGCGGTGGAACGGCTGCGCGAACAGGGGATCTTGGTCAGTTTGTTCCTCGATCCCGATCTCGAACAAATCGACGCGGCGGAACAGTTGGGCGTCGACGCCGTGGAACTGCACACCGGACCGTACGCCAACGCCTCCGCGGCCTCCCGCCCAGACGAACTGCAGCGACTGGCCAGTGCCGGCCAACGCATCCGTCAAGCCGGTTTGCGCCTGCACGCCGGCCACGGTCTGAACTACGTCAACGTGCGTCCCGTCGCGGCGTTACCGGAAATGATCGAATTGAACATCGGCCACGCGATCGTTTCGCGAGCCGTAATGGTGGGGATGCGGGACGCGGTCGCCGAAATGCGCCGCCTGCTCGATCTGATCCAGCCGGTCTAGCGCATCGCCCTATCAGCCGTATCGCGCTAGCGACCGGTTCGCCGGGGCCGTAAAACGCGCACAAAAAAAGCGTGCCGGTCAATCGACCGCCACGCTCAATAATGGAACCCAACAATAATGCGTTGATAAATGAACCAACCGATAAAGTCAAGTCACCGCCGCTGGCCAAAATGTCCGCTCGCGGCTAGTTCTGGGCGGCGGTAAGCACTCGGGTGCCGGGTGCGAATCGAGCTTCCCATTCGACGCTTTCCAGAAATTCGAGAGCGTTGATGTACAGGTTCAGTTCGATGGAGTCGCGTCCAGCTTCCAAGATCTCTTTCATCTCCGACACTTCCCGTCGAATCATTTCGTAGTTGCGGCTACCCCAGCCCGAGTTTTCCACCGAGCGGTCGTTGAGCAGTTTGAGGATGGTTTCGCGGTGTTCACCAAACACGGCTCCGTCGAGCGGGAAGGGCCAACGGATCGCGCCCGATTCAGCGTCGTACTCGTCGACGGTGAGCCGTTCGGGGCTGCGTGCGGCGGCGAGTTTCTGGTAGCCCGACATGTCCAACGGTTTACGGCGGTAACGTTCTTGATAGTCGCTCCACAGGTCGCGGCGAGCATAGTAGGCTTCGGTGCGTCGGACCGTGTTGTCGATTGCGCGACGATAGGCTTCTTGGAAGTTCACCGCGGCCAGCGAATTGTAGTAGTTGCTCTTGCCGGCGCTTTCCACGAGCGCCGCGGCGCCGCGAAGCCGACCTTCGTCTACCGTGCTCGCATGATGCAGCCACGTGAAGCCGTTGTCCGGATAAGCGATCGCCGGCGCGTAGCCATCGCTACTGCTCTGCGGGGCGGCATCCTGGGCCAACAGTGCGGGGGCGGTCCATGCGGTCGCAACCAATAATCCAACGGTGCAGGTGTGTTTCAGAAGACTCATCTTAAGATCCCCGTAAAAATTTGACTTGACGACCATTAAATAGATGCAACTGGTGTGCCAAAGGTTCCTTTTGACGCGCTTCTACGGTCTAAGTCAAGCGATATAATCAAGTTACGCAGATTTCGAGCGAATAATTCGTCTCCGGCAAGACGTATCAAACTGAGACAATCTGTTCAACAAGAGAGTCAATTCCGCTCCATCATGGCTCAAAATCTGTCCAGACTGAGGGAATGCCACGGTGGCGAGCGAGCCATCTAGGACGGGTTAGGCCCGGAGGGACGTGAAGTGTATTCATGACGGATTCCTTTCACTCTCCCTCTGGGAGAGTCGAGCGTCAGCGAGGAGAGGGCGACCGCGCCGCTGCAAAAATCATAAAAACCTCCCCTCGCTAAGTTCGACCCTCCTTGAAAAGGAGGGAGCGTACTAAATCCGACCACACCTTGGAATTCTCTCCGGGCCGAAGGTCCAGCAGGTTGCATAGCCCAGGGCAAGGCAACGCGAGGGGAACGAGGGCATGGGGGCCGAGTCCCCAGGCCTTCACTTCGCTCGCAAGCTCGCTACGTTCGACCTGGGCTATGCAAACGGCTTGACCTTCGGCCCGTAAGAACTTTCCCAACTTACAAATCGCACGTCCTCCGGGCCTTGTAGTTCCTGTTATCTTTGGTCCGGCGGTTCACACCGCCGGCAGAGACTATGTCGGCACTCCGTGCCTGGGCGGAACGCTGTCCAGCACGGCACGGCCGGGGACAGTCACCGCGCCTCCCTATGGCAGCGTGGCAACTTCGCTGCCCGCTCGGGTGGAAACCGCTTGATAGATCACGTTGTCCACCGTTTCGGCCAGGAAACGCACCGAACCATCCACCAACGCGAACTCGGCGCCGCCGGGATGCTGGCTGCGGAACGCGCCATACACCGTGGACGTATTGTCGTGGCGGTTAAAGCGATGATGGGTCGATCCCCAGGAGTATCCTGCATAGCCGTACGCCCAGACGCCGCCGTAGGAGGTCGAAGGCACGCCGGCGGGCATGAAATCGGTTTCGCCGGCCAGGAAGGTGTTGGAGGTGCCGTCCAGGACGTCACGGAACTTCGTGGGGTGGCGGTGATTCGGACCCGGGGTTTCGCCGGCGGCAAGATACGTCTTGATGGGCACGATCGCCCCGTCAAAAGACGGTTCAGGCAGTCCGTAATACACCGCGTAATGCAGCATGCTGACGTCGGGCGTGCCCGAGCAGAACAGGTAGCTCATCGGCGCCCGGTCGCCTGCCAGCGGACCGCTGGGCAGGCTCATCGTGGGGCACAGGTAAGTCGGGATGATCTCTTTTTTCAAGGAATCATTCGTCCAGCCGTCACCATCGGTGTCGACCGTGCTGTTGTGCGGCTCTTCGGGGTCCCAGCGGTCAGCGATCGCATCGCCTTCGATGAAGGGCAGGATTTGGATGTGGCCGGTCGCCCAGGTGCTGCCATCGTCGCCTGCCAAGCGGTCGCGGGTGGCGTAGGGGAATTTACCATAGGTGTCGTGAAAATTGTGCGTGCCCAGGGCAATCTGCTTCATCTGATTGCTACAGGACATCCGCCGAGCCGCTTCGCGAGCGGCTTGGACGGCTGGCAGCAGCAGCCCCACCAGCACGCCGATGATGGCGATCACGACGAGTAGTTCGACCAAGGTAAAGCCCATGCGGGCACGGAGGTGCCGTTGAGACATCTCGAGTTCTCCACGTAAAAGATAGACGGACCTCGCCCTTGGCTTAACGGACCAAGGGGGAGTCGTCACACGTGGCGGGCTGCCGAAAGAAGGTGGCTGGCTTCGCTGACGAAAACAAATTTGCGTTCGCGATACTGAAACTCAATCTCAATAACGCTCCGGCTATGATGTGGCCCGCTCGCGGCGATGTCAAGCAGGAAAGCAGGAAAGTAAAAACTTTCCGCGGCCGCGCGGCGGGCCTCCCGAGGGCGGGCGTCTGCAGAGTCGCGGCGGCTAGCGGTTTTTACCGTCCACCTGCCAGCTCTCGCCGCTGACTTTGCCATCGCGGACGATGGTGGCTCGGGGGTGCAGGGCCACCGTCGGGCAGATGTGTCGCGGCAGCGCGATCAGTGCGTCGCCGACCGACAACTGCGCGGCTTGCGGGGTTTCCACCACCAAGTGTTCTTCGCTGTGCGAGACCAACCGAGCATCGGGCAGTGAGGGAAACACGACGCGCTTTTCCAACGCCATTTCGCTGGCCACGGACTTGTGCCCGAGATCCAAACAGATTTGATCCGCGCCGGGTTTGCTGATCACCGTGGTCAACAGAGCGGCGGCGATCTCGTACTGCATGTCGGCGAACAGGCTGGCATAACCGATGTCCCAGAAAACCATCGTGCCGGGGCTGCACTGCCAGCGGGCGGCCGTGTTGGGCTCAGCCGGCTGCGCTGCCCAAATCGGAAAGGTTGGTGATCCGCCCACGACCACTTGGGACGAGTCGCTGGTCTTCAGGTCTTGGTCGATCGATTGCCGGATCGCGTCGACTTGTGCCGTGCGGTCGGTCAACGAAGGTTGGTGCAGATGTCCGTCGTAAACGTGCAGGCCGCCGTAACGCACGCCGGGCAAATCGATGATTCGCTGCCGCACCGCTTGCAAGCTTTCTCCCCACGCCACTCCGGTGCGATGCATCCCACAATCGACGTCGATCAGCAGCTGCAAGGGTTGGTCGTGATCGGCAAACACCGCGGCCAGGGCGGCGACCGAGTCGGG from Roseimaritima ulvae includes these protein-coding regions:
- a CDS encoding pyridoxine 5'-phosphate synthase; its protein translation is MIELGVNVDHVATVRQARRTYEPDPAIAAALAEQGGADGITFHLREDRRHIQERDVDVLMKTVTVKTNLEIACDEPTVDIACRYKPTWALLVPEGRQEVTTEGGLNLTADRGRVARAVERLREQGILVSLFLDPDLEQIDAAEQLGVDAVELHTGPYANASAASRPDELQRLASAGQRIRQAGLRLHAGHGLNYVNVRPVAALPEMIELNIGHAIVSRAVMVGMRDAVAEMRRLLDLIQPV
- a CDS encoding DUF1559 domain-containing protein; translated protein: MSQRHLRARMGFTLVELLVVIAIIGVLVGLLLPAVQAAREAARRMSCSNQMKQIALGTHNFHDTYGKFPYATRDRLAGDDGSTWATGHIQILPFIEGDAIADRWDPEEPHNSTVDTDGDGWTNDSLKKEIIPTYLCPTMSLPSGPLAGDRAPMSYLFCSGTPDVSMLHYAVYYGLPEPSFDGAIVPIKTYLAAGETPGPNHRHPTKFRDVLDGTSNTFLAGETDFMPAGVPSTSYGGVWAYGYAGYSWGSTHHRFNRHDNTSTVYGAFRSQHPGGAEFALVDGSVRFLAETVDNVIYQAVSTRAGSEVATLP
- a CDS encoding D-TA family PLP-dependent enzyme → MTSASTSPETFCDWPAVQGFETVATPALLVDADRVAANIAGMLTTVDDDAARLRPHVKTHKMSAVVQLYRDAGIEQFKAATIAEAEMIARTGGLDCLLAHQPTGKKIAQLAELVDAFPATRFSTIVDNPDSVAALAAVFADHDQPLQLLIDVDCGMHRTGVAWGESLQAVRQRIIDLPGVRYGGLHVYDGHLHQPSLTDRTAQVDAIRQSIDQDLKTSDSSQVVVGGSPTFPIWAAQPAEPNTAARWQCSPGTMVFWDIGYASLFADMQYEIAAALLTTVISKPGADQICLDLGHKSVASEMALEKRVVFPSLPDARLVSHSEEHLVVETPQAAQLSVGDALIALPRHICPTVALHPRATIVRDGKVSGESWQVDGKNR